Proteins encoded in a region of the Streptomyces rubradiris genome:
- a CDS encoding DUF2637 domain-containing protein — protein sequence MSVDKLVLPAGIGFAALCVLGVVALVLRSRRNREQDKLSAEERERLADERRKSWRRRLAVISLSVAFLIIFCIAGIAAWLSFGAQKAYAFDRNGGSWDAATGFALLLDAGALGLSLLRLFEALTARSSQLTRFYLVAFVVASATMNLLHAPSHSIGGRLVAVIPPLVYAVFLETLLKKVEQLVLGKYPKRKVKKNAERGYSLLLWVPFVGYPRQMWKLWRNDLHSTMENVRAPGSRRPLPRTAPAPSAPQTVEPPRPQGGVEPSWQPAEASVTAPVQAAPAPVPRPVSRQQPPAASALPKGAPPPIGTAAVAAPSLPSPTPQPATPAPQPPVQAQSVPPPLAPAGKSKKDMLRDALVAQIQAGDLRVLDDNSHVSNGAAYQANRQLGKAAGKGTKNGRQEGLMAEGAVRTAVKQLLPDLRQIAEELERARLAAAAVQQKVPEAVPDHQDAAHGGANGMDEPGERHRQDVPGIGHQHSEEAGVSRVEKEAALA from the coding sequence ATGAGCGTCGACAAACTGGTGCTGCCAGCCGGTATCGGCTTCGCGGCGCTCTGCGTTCTGGGTGTCGTCGCGCTCGTCCTGCGCTCGCGCCGCAATCGCGAGCAGGACAAGCTGTCCGCCGAGGAACGAGAGCGGCTGGCCGACGAGCGGCGGAAGTCGTGGCGGCGGCGTCTGGCGGTCATCAGTCTCTCGGTCGCCTTCCTGATCATCTTCTGCATCGCCGGCATCGCGGCCTGGCTGAGCTTCGGCGCCCAGAAGGCATACGCGTTCGACCGCAACGGAGGCTCGTGGGATGCCGCCACGGGATTCGCTCTCCTCCTGGACGCGGGCGCGCTCGGCCTGTCGCTGCTGCGGCTGTTCGAGGCGCTCACGGCCCGCTCCAGTCAGCTGACGCGCTTCTACCTGGTTGCCTTTGTCGTTGCCAGTGCCACCATGAACCTGCTGCACGCACCGTCGCATTCAATCGGTGGGCGGCTCGTCGCGGTGATCCCGCCGCTTGTGTACGCGGTGTTTCTGGAGACCCTGCTCAAGAAGGTCGAGCAGCTGGTCCTCGGCAAGTACCCGAAGCGGAAGGTCAAGAAGAACGCCGAACGGGGCTACAGCCTGCTCCTGTGGGTGCCGTTCGTCGGTTACCCCCGGCAGATGTGGAAGCTGTGGCGTAACGACCTGCACAGCACCATGGAGAACGTCCGTGCTCCGGGCTCCCGAAGGCCCCTTCCGAGGACGGCACCCGCGCCTTCAGCGCCGCAGACGGTGGAACCTCCTCGCCCGCAGGGAGGCGTTGAGCCGAGCTGGCAGCCAGCCGAAGCCTCCGTTACGGCACCTGTGCAGGCAGCACCAGCGCCGGTGCCTCGTCCCGTCTCCCGCCAGCAGCCGCCCGCTGCGTCCGCCTTGCCGAAGGGGGCACCCCCTCCGATAGGTACCGCGGCCGTCGCGGCGCCGTCGCTGCCGAGCCCGACCCCTCAACCGGCGACACCGGCACCGCAGCCGCCTGTCCAGGCCCAGTCGGTACCGCCTCCCCTGGCCCCCGCCGGCAAGTCGAAGAAGGACATGCTCCGCGACGCCTTGGTGGCGCAGATCCAGGCCGGGGACCTGCGCGTCCTGGACGACAACTCGCACGTCAGTAATGGCGCCGCCTACCAGGCGAACAGGCAGCTGGGGAAAGCGGCCGGAAAGGGAACGAAAAACGGCAGGCAAGAGGGACTCATGGCCGAGGGAGCTGTCCGTACGGCGGTGAAGCAACTCCTGCCGGATCTGCGGCAGATCGCTGAAGAACTGGAGCGGGCTCGGCTTGCTGCGGCCGCGGTGCAGCAGAAGGTGCCTGAGGCCGTGCCGGACCATCAGGATGCTGCGCATGGCGGGGCAAACGGCATGGACGAGCCGGGAGAGCGCCATCGGCAGGACGTCCCCGGCATCGGGCACCAGCACAGTGAGGAAGCTGGCGTAAGCCGCGTGGAGAAGGAGGCTGCGCTCGCGTAG